A portion of the Bdellovibrio bacteriovorus genome contains these proteins:
- a CDS encoding flavodoxin family protein, translating into MTKKRTGQPSTKLDRENFMQVFRQNFFDPTFDSVAAEISAVAEIAWQNYQDKHKAPITRKAGTGFKDPNYDLSVEWIATSEKLKQAALEQRTSKDRILVINASPRNEHTCPSEVPKSFRLTERALQTLKAQTNIEVDFLDLSLLTAEYGKKIYPCKACVSTSMPLCHWPCSCYPNNSLNQVNDWMAEIYERWVRAHGVMIVTPVHWYQAPSGLKLMMDRLVCADGGNPDPTSTHGKKADEARKMELEGWDYPKHLKNRAFGLYVHGDYAGAETLRRNLADWLEDMGLIAAQGQGIKDRYIGYMQPYATNHEDLDKDQDVFKEIDNVVFSLLEKVSEIRNHPEFITKHEAIQDPRPK; encoded by the coding sequence GTGACAAAAAAGCGAACAGGCCAGCCGTCCACGAAACTGGATCGTGAAAATTTCATGCAGGTCTTTCGCCAAAACTTTTTTGATCCCACCTTTGACTCGGTCGCCGCAGAAATTTCTGCCGTGGCCGAAATCGCCTGGCAAAATTATCAAGACAAGCACAAAGCGCCGATAACACGCAAAGCCGGGACTGGTTTTAAAGATCCTAACTATGATCTTTCGGTGGAATGGATTGCAACTTCTGAAAAATTAAAACAAGCCGCTCTTGAACAAAGAACTTCTAAAGATCGAATTTTGGTAATTAATGCGTCACCTCGTAACGAGCACACCTGCCCGAGCGAAGTCCCCAAATCATTTCGTCTGACGGAACGAGCTTTGCAAACTTTAAAGGCGCAAACAAATATCGAAGTCGATTTTTTAGACCTAAGCCTTTTGACAGCGGAATACGGGAAGAAGATTTATCCTTGCAAGGCCTGCGTTTCAACCTCGATGCCATTATGCCACTGGCCGTGTTCGTGTTATCCCAATAACAGCCTGAATCAGGTCAACGACTGGATGGCTGAAATTTACGAGCGCTGGGTGCGCGCGCACGGTGTGATGATCGTGACCCCTGTTCACTGGTATCAAGCACCGAGTGGTTTAAAGCTGATGATGGATCGCCTGGTGTGTGCTGACGGGGGAAACCCTGATCCGACTTCCACCCACGGTAAAAAAGCGGACGAAGCACGTAAGATGGAACTTGAGGGTTGGGATTATCCTAAGCATTTAAAGAATCGCGCCTTTGGACTTTATGTGCATGGCGATTATGCTGGGGCCGAAACCCTTCGGCGCAACCTCGCTGATTGGTTAGAAGACATGGGACTTATCGCCGCCCAAGGCCAAGGCATCAAAGATCGTTATATCGGTTACATGCAGCCCTATGCCACCAATCATGAAGACCTGGATAAAGACCAAGATGTTTTTAAGGAGATTGATAACGTCGTTTTTTCGCTCCTAGAAAAAGTTTCGGAAATCCGCAATCATCCAGAGTTTATTACCAAGCACGAAGCCATCCAAGACCCTCGGCCGAAATAG